The Naumannella cuiyingiana DNA window CCCGGCTCGACGGCACCCCGATCGACGTCTCCGGTTTCGAGGGTACGCGGTTGCCGCTGCGGCTGACCGAGGGTGATCATCGCCTGGCGATCACCGCCATCCACCGGTTCAGCCGTTCCGGAGAGGGGCTGCACCGGTTCGTCGACCCGGCCGACGGGCGTACCTATCTCTACACGCAGTTCGAGACCGCGGATGCCCGGCGGATGTATGCCAACTTCGAGCAGCCCGACCTGAAGGCCACCTTCGACTTCGTGATCCGGGCGCCACGCGACTGGACCGTGATCAGCAACACCGTCGCCGGCGACCCGACCGACATCGGCGACGGCTTCGCCCAGTGGACCTTCGAGACCACGAAGCCGATCTCGACCTACATCACGGCGCTGGTCGCCGGCGACTACCACCGGGTGACGCGCGAGCACACCACGGCCGCGGGCACCGTCGTGCCGATGTCGCTGGTCGCGCGGCGGTCGCTGGTTGATCATCTCGACGCCGACCGGATCTGGGAGACCACGACCAAGGGTTTCGACGTCTTCGAGGAGCACTTCGGTCAGCCGTACCCGTTCGGCAGCTATGACCAAGCATTCGTGCCCGAGTACAACATGGGGGCGATGGAGAACGCGGGCTGCGTGACGTTCCGCGACGAGTACCTGTTCCGCTCCCGGGTCACCACCGCCGCCTACGAGAGCCGCGACAACACCATCCTGCACGAGCTTGCCCACATGTGGTTCGGCGACCTGGTCACCATGCGCTGGTGGGACGATCTGTGGTTGAACGAGTCGTTCGCCGAGTGGGCATCGCATTTCGCCCAGTCGCTGATCTACGACGATCCTGATCACGCCTGGGCGATGTTCGGGGCCTCGCGCAAGACCTGGGCGTACCGCGTTGATCAACTTCCGACCTCGCACCCGATCGCCGCGGACATGGTCGATCTGGCCGCGGTGGAGCTGAACTTCGACGGGATCACCTACGCCAAGGGCGCGTCCGCACTGCGGCAACTGGTCGCCTTCGTCGGGCGGGAGAAGTTCCTCGCCGGGCTGCGCAGCTACTTCGCCGAGCATGCCTGGGGCAATACCGAGTTGGCCGATCTGTTGCGAGCGCTGACGGCCGAGTCCGGCCGTGATCTTGCCGCGTGGTCGGCCGCCTGGCTGGAACGAGCCGGGGTGAACACCCTGCGCGCGGACTTCGACGTCGACGATGCCGGGAATCTCGCCCGGTTCGCGGTGCTGCAGGAGGCGCCGGAGAACTGGCCGACGCTGCGCCCGCACCGGATCGCGATCGGGCTCTACCGGCTGCGCGATGATCAACTTGTCCGCACCGAGCGGGTGGAGACCGACATCGACGGCGCGTCCACCGAGATCGACGAGCTGATCGGGCTGGCCCGCCCGGACCTGATCCTGCTCAACGACGACGACCTGAGCTATGCCAAGGTACGCCTCGACGAGCGGTCCTCGGCGACCGCGACCGCGCACCTGCCCCGACTGGCGGCGGAGCTGCCGCGGGCGCTGCTGCGGGGCGCGGCGTGGGACATGTGCCGCGACGCCGAACTCCCGGTCGCCGACTATGTCGAGCTGGTGCTGGCCGGGATGGGGGCCGAATCCGACCTGACGGCGGTGCAGCGCAGCCTCGGCCAGGCGGGCCTGGCCGTGGACCGCTTCCTGCCGGCCGGTCGGGCGAGCGCCGTGGCCGACCGGTTCGTCGCCGGCCTGGCGCGGTTGCTGAAGGATGCCGAGCCCGGTTCCGATCATCAGCTCGCCTTCGCCCGCGCCCTCGCGGGTGCGGTGCACAACGACGCCGGAGCGGAGTTGCTGCGTGGCTGGCTGGCCGGGGACGAGGCGCCCGAAGGCCTCGCCATCGACCAGGAGCTGCGCTGGTGGTTGATCAACCAGCTCTCGCGCCTCGGCGCGGTCGGTGAGGCCGAGATCGCCGCGGAGGCCGAACGGGACCAGACGATCACCGGCGCCGAAAGGGCGGCGGCCGCGCGGGCCGCCGGCAACACCGCGGAGGCCAAGGAACAGGCCTGGCAGGCCGCGACGGCGGATCCGTCGGTGCCGAACGAGACCCTTCGCCAGATCTGCGCGTCGTTCAACCAGCCCGGGCAGGCCGAGGTGCTGGCCCCCTACGCGGAACGCTATCTGGCCGTCGCCGACGACATCTCCGCCGCGCGGGGCGACTGGCCGCAGCGGGGATCGCAGGCGTCGCAGAACGTGCTGGAGATGCTCTACCCGAGGGTCGTGGCCGATGCCGACTTCGTGGCGCGGGCGCAGGAGTGGATGGGTGAACGCGAGCTGACCGACTCGGTGGCGCGGATCCTGACCGAGCAGCTCGACGACACCCGGCGCGCCCTGCGTTGCCAGGAGTTCAATGCCGCGGCGAGCGACGCCGGACGGGACTGATCATGGCGACGGTCGGCGAGCTGACCGATCTGGTGCACCGGCACTGGCCGCCCGGGACCGCGGAGGGCTGGGACCGGGTGGGGCTGGTCTGCGGTGATCGGGCAGCGCCGGTCTCGCGGGTATTGCTCTGCGTCGACGTCACCCGGGAGGTGGTGGCGCAGGCCCGCGAGGCGGGGGCGCAGATGATCATCGCGCACCATCCGGTGCTGTTGCGCGGCATCCATACCGTCGACCCGGCAACTCCCAAGGGCGCGATCCTGACCGAGTTGATCACCGCGGGCATCGCCCTGGTCTGTGCCCACACCAATGCCGACATCGCGCCCGACGGCGTCTCCGCCGCGCTCGCCGACGCGCTCGGCCTGCGCGCGGTACGGCCGCTGGCCGAGCGCGACCGGCAGCCGGCCCGCGACCAGATCGTGGTGTTCGTGCCGGTGGATCATCGCGGCGCGGTGGTGGACGCGATGGCGGCGGCCGGTGCG harbors:
- the pepN gene encoding aminopeptidase N, which produces MYANITREEAAARSALVSTRNYHVTVDLTGRLPDGTALPEPDATFGATSVINFSSKAGDTHVDVIAERILDARLDGTPIDVSGFEGTRLPLRLTEGDHRLAITAIHRFSRSGEGLHRFVDPADGRTYLYTQFETADARRMYANFEQPDLKATFDFVIRAPRDWTVISNTVAGDPTDIGDGFAQWTFETTKPISTYITALVAGDYHRVTREHTTAAGTVVPMSLVARRSLVDHLDADRIWETTTKGFDVFEEHFGQPYPFGSYDQAFVPEYNMGAMENAGCVTFRDEYLFRSRVTTAAYESRDNTILHELAHMWFGDLVTMRWWDDLWLNESFAEWASHFAQSLIYDDPDHAWAMFGASRKTWAYRVDQLPTSHPIAADMVDLAAVELNFDGITYAKGASALRQLVAFVGREKFLAGLRSYFAEHAWGNTELADLLRALTAESGRDLAAWSAAWLERAGVNTLRADFDVDDAGNLARFAVLQEAPENWPTLRPHRIAIGLYRLRDDQLVRTERVETDIDGASTEIDELIGLARPDLILLNDDDLSYAKVRLDERSSATATAHLPRLAAELPRALLRGAAWDMCRDAELPVADYVELVLAGMGAESDLTAVQRSLGQAGLAVDRFLPAGRASAVADRFVAGLARLLKDAEPGSDHQLAFARALAGAVHNDAGAELLRGWLAGDEAPEGLAIDQELRWWLINQLSRLGAVGEAEIAAEAERDQTITGAERAAAARAAGNTAEAKEQAWQAATADPSVPNETLRQICASFNQPGQAEVLAPYAERYLAVADDISAARGDWPQRGSQASQNVLEMLYPRVVADADFVARAQEWMGERELTDSVARILTEQLDDTRRALRCQEFNAAASDAGRD